A stretch of the Lolium perenne isolate Kyuss_39 chromosome 3, Kyuss_2.0, whole genome shotgun sequence genome encodes the following:
- the LOC127342004 gene encoding uncharacterized protein gives MASAYDREDGLAPPQPHGGGPADAYDPNYVPDSVKTFVVHLYRHIRDKNVFEINQMYEGGFQRLSDRLFRDSPWPSADAVAPYCDGDHVFLLLYRELWYRHAYARLSPLTASHRSESWSNYCDLFSVVLHGVVNMQLPNQWLWDMVDEFVYQFQSFCQYRAKLKNKTDDELKQLKQFDKAWNVYGVLNYLQALVEKSDIAQILEREKEGLEQFTATDGYDYEGGSNVLKVLGYYSMIGLLRIHCLLGDYHTGLKCLAPINLNQQGVYTIVIGSHISTIYHYGFANLMMRRYVDATKEFNKILLYILKYKQYHQKSPQYDQILKKNEQMYALLAICLSLCPQNKLIDENVSTQLKEKYNDKMTKMLRFDDEAYAAYDELFSYACPKFITPSPPVLDQPLTNYNQDAYRLQLKLFLYEVKQQQLLSGIRSYLKLYSAITIAKLAQYMEMDEATLRSILLTYKHKMHAVDSNGKIVSSADFDFYINEDVIHVVESKSNKPQGDYFLRQILKFEETIAELEKVQLD, from the exons ATGGCGTCCGCCTACGACCGGGAGGACggcctggcgccgccgcagcCGCACGGCGGCGGCCCGGCCGACGCCTACGACCCCAACTACGTCCCGGACTCGGTCAAGACCTTCGTGGTCCACCTCTACCGCCACATCCGCGACAAGAACGTCTTCGAGATCAACCAGATGTACGAGGGCGGCTTCCAGCGCCTCTCCGACCGCCTCTTCCGCGACTCGCCCTGGCCCTCCGCCGACGCCGTCGCCCCCTACTGCGACGGCGAccacgtcttcctcctcctctaccgCGAGCTCTGGTACCGCCACGCCTACGCGCGCCTCTCCCCGCTCACCGCCAGCCACCGCTCCGAGTCATGGAGCAACTACTGCGACCTCTTCAGCGTCGTCCTCCACGGAGTCGTCAACATGCAGCTGCCCAACCAGTGGCTATGGGACATGGTCGACGAGTTCGTCTACCAGTTCCAGAGCTTCTGCCAGTACCGCGCCAAGCTCAAGAACAAGACGGACGACGAGCTAAAGCAGCTCAAGCAGTTCGACAAG GCGTGGAATGTGTATGGCGTTCTCAACTACCTGCAGGCGCTCGTGGAGAAGTCCGACATCGCCCAGATCCTCGAGAGGGAGAAGGAGGGGCTGGAGCAGTTCACTGCCACCGACGGCTATGACTACGAGGGTGGGAGCAACGTTCTTAAGGTCCTGGGTTACTACAGCATGATTGGCCTGCTCAGAATACACTGCCTTCTTGGGGATTACCACACTGGCCTCAAGTGCTTGGCGCCCATCAACCTTAACCAGCAGGGGGTCTACACCATTGTCATCGGGAGTCACATCTCAACCATCTATCACTATGGGTTCGCAAACCTTATGATGCGCAG GTATGTTGATGCCACCAAGGAGTTCAACAAAATCCTGCTCTATATCCTCAAGTATAAGCAGTACCATCAGAAATCTCCTCAGTATGACCAGATCCTCAAGAAGAACGAGCAGATGTATGCGCTATTGGCAATCTGCCTCTCTTTGTGCCCACAGAACAAACTCATTGATGAAAATGTTAGCACCCAGCTCAAAGAAAAGTACAATGACAAAATGACAAAGATGCTGAGGTTTGATGATGAAGCTTATGCTGCTTATGATGAACTATTCTCTTATGCCTGCCCCAAGTTCATTACCCCATCACCTCCAGTTCTGGACCAGCCACTTACCAATTATAACCAG GATGCCTATCGTCTTCAGCTGAAGCTGTTTCTTTATGAAGTGAAGCAACAACAGTTGCTTTCTGGGATCCGGAGTTATCTTAAGTTATATTCAGCAATAACTATTGCCAAACTTGCCCAATATATGGAAATGGATGAGGCAACACTTAG GTCCATCCTTCTGACGTACAAGCACAAAATGCATGCCGTTGACAGTAATGGGAAAATTGTTTCCAGTGCAGACTTTGATTTCTACATCAATGAG GATGTTATTCATGTTGTGGAGTCCAAATCGAACAAACCTCAGGGTGATTACTTTTTGAGACAAATCTTGAAG TTTGAAGAAACAATTGCTGAATTGGAAAAGGTGCAGCTTGACTGA